A genomic window from Struthio camelus isolate bStrCam1 chromosome 2, bStrCam1.hap1, whole genome shotgun sequence includes:
- the ABCB8 gene encoding mitochondrial potassium channel ATP-binding subunit yields MLLLLRALGARAGPPSVRAALRRPAAPARSPGCGEGRRPPLDGPSRPPGGPGLPAPRCRPGLLLAGPAAACLGLLASAARCQEATAAIVPAVPAVPAPPRPEPEFPWAEFWTFLRPQLLALSAAVALALGAALLNVRIPALLGELVNVVARCARGHLAGYLRAARRPALRLLRLYVLQGLLTFGYIALLSRAGERVAGSMRKALFTSLLRQDVAFFDANRTGQLVNRLTADVQEFKSSFKLVISQGLRSLTQTAGCFVSLFLLSPKLTGLLLVVLPAVVGAGTLLGSVLRRFSRQAQEQVAKATGVADEALGNVRTVRAFAMEDRQAGAYCAEVDRSSQLHERLGLGIAAFQGLSNLALNGIVLGTIFVGGSLMAGDGLSPGDLMSFLVASQTMQRSMANISVLFGQVVRGLSAGARVFEFLTLEPSVALRGGARIPGHSLLGRICFHNVSFSYPTRPGYQVLRDFSLTLPPCKTVAIVGPSGGGKSTVAALLERFYEPTRGSITLDGCDISSLDPSWLRGQVIGFISQEPVLFGTTIMENIRFGKPGASDAEVYAAARLANADAFIRSFPEGYGTVVGERGMALSGGQKQRIAIARALVKNPTVLILDEATSALDAESEKVVQEALDRAVSGRTVLVIAHRLSTVQGADLIVVLAQGRVAEAGTHAELVRRGGLYAELIRRQTKERA; encoded by the exons atgctgctgctgctgcgggcgctgggtgcccgggccgggccgccctcgGTGCGCGCTGCGCtgcggcggcccgcggccccggcgcgcag CCCCGGCTGCGGCgagggccgccggccgccgctcgaTGGCCCCTCTCGCCCTCCCggcggcccggggctgccggcgccgcgctgccggcccggcctgctgctcgccggcccggccgcggcctgcCTGGGCCTGCTGGCCTCGGCCGCCCGCTGCCAGGAGGCCACCGCGGCCATCGTCCCCGCCGTCCccgccgtccccgcgccgccccggccggagCCCGAGTTCCCCTGGGCCGAGTTCTGGACCTTCCTGCGCCCGCAGCTGCTGGCGCTGTCGGCGGCCGTGGCG CTCGCCCTGGGCGCCGCCTTGCTCAACGTCCGCATCCCGGCGCTGCTGGGCGAGCTGGTGAACGTGGTGGCCCGCTGCGCCCGGGGCCACCTGGCCGGCTAcctgcgggcggcgcggcggccggccctgCGCCTGCTccggctctacgtcctccag GGGCTGCTGACCTTCGGCTACATCGCGCTGCTGTCGCGGGCCGGGGAGCGGGTGGCCGGCAGCATGCGGAAGGCGCTCTTCACCTCCCTGCTCCG GCAGGACGTGGCCTTCTTCGACGCCAACAGGACGGGGCAGCTGGTGAACCGGCTGACGGCCGACGTGCAGGAGTTCAAGTCCTCCTTCAAGCTGGTCATCTCGCAG gggcTGCGGAGCCTCACCCAGACCGCGGGCTGCTTCGTCTCCCTCTTCCTGCTCTCGCCCAAGCTGACCGGCCTCCTGCTCGTGGTGCTGCCGGCGGTGGTGGGCGCCGGGACCCTCCTCGGCTCCGTCCTCCGCCGCTTCTCCCGCCAGGCGCAGGAGCAG GTGGCCAAGGCCACGGGGGTGGCGGACGAGGCGCTGGGCAACGTCCGGACGGTGCGCGCCTTCGCCATGGAGGACAGGCAGGCGGG CGCCTACTGCGCCGAGGTGGACCGCTCGAGCCAGCTGCACGAGCGCCTGGGCCTGGGCATCGCCGCCTTCCAGGGGCTCTCCAACCTGGCGCTCAACG gcatcgtgctgggcaccaTCTTCGTGGGCGGCTCGCTGATGGCCGGGGACGGGCTCTCGCCGGGAGACCTCATGTCCTTCCTGGTGGCCTCGCAGACGATGCAGAG GTCCATGGCGAACATCTCTGTCCTCTTCGGACAG GTGGTGCGGGGTCTCAGCGCCGGCGCCCGCGTCTTCGAGTTCCTGACGCTGGAGCCCAGCGTGGCGCTGCGCGGGGGCGCCCGCATCCCCGGCCACTCGCTGCTCGGCCGCATCTGCTTCCACAACGTCTCCTTCAG CTACCCCACCCGCCCCGGCTACCAGGTCCTGCGCGACTTCAGCCTCACGCTGCCCCCCTGCAAGACCGTGGCCATCGTGGGACCGTCCGGAGGAg GGAAGTCGACGGTGGCGGCGCTGCTGGAGCGGTTCTATGAGCCCACGCGGGGCTCCATCACCCTGGACGGCTGCGACATCTCCTCCCTGGACCCCTCGTGGCTGCGCGGGCAGGTCATCGGCTTCATCAGCCAG GAGCCGGTGCTCTTCGGGACGACCATCATGGAGAACATCCGCTTCGGGAAGCCCGGAGCGTCCGACGCGGAGGTGTACGCCGCGGCCCGGCTCGCCAACGCCGACGCCTTCATCCGCAGCTTCCCCGAGGGCTACGGCACCGTCGTGG GCGAGCGCGGCATGGCGCTCTCGGGGGGCCAGAAGCAGCGCATCGCCATCGCCCGGGCCCTCGTCAAGAACCCCACGGTGCTCATCCTGGACGAGGCCACGAGCGCCCTGGACGCCGAGTCGGAGAAGGTGGTGCAGGAGGCGCTGGACCGGGCGGTCTCGGGCCGCACGGTGCTGGTCATCGCCCACCGCCTCAGCACCGTGCAGGGGGCCGACCTCATCGTGGTGCTGGCGCAGGGCCGCGTGGCCGAG GCGGGAACGCACGCCGAGCTGGTGCGCCGGGGCGGCCTCTACGCGGAGCTGATCCGCAGGCAGACGAAGGAGCGGGCCTGA